In Rhodospirillum rubrum ATCC 11170, a genomic segment contains:
- a CDS encoding GNAT family N-acetyltransferase: protein MTNILPEGPALGPSIETLLDRAFGPGRTAKVSYRYRQGVAPLPELCFTAFTDGALSGTVRHWPVTLSGGHGLGLGGTGLAPALSVVLLGPIAVDPALRIGGIGGRLMRHAIVEAAAGGVDMIVLVGDPAYYRRFGFRAASAFGIVMPEENAARVQALPLTARANALRDGGLVLPANGLVQPVRLRLARAA from the coding sequence ATGACCAATATCCTTCCCGAAGGCCCCGCCCTGGGACCGTCCATCGAAACCCTGCTCGACCGGGCTTTCGGACCGGGCCGCACCGCCAAGGTTTCCTATCGCTATCGCCAGGGCGTGGCGCCGCTGCCCGAACTGTGCTTCACCGCCTTCACCGATGGCGCGCTGTCGGGCACCGTCCGCCATTGGCCCGTCACCCTCTCGGGGGGCCATGGCCTGGGCCTGGGCGGCACCGGCCTCGCGCCCGCCCTGTCGGTTGTTCTGCTTGGCCCCATCGCCGTCGACCCGGCGCTGCGCATCGGCGGAATCGGCGGGCGGCTGATGCGCCACGCCATCGTCGAAGCCGCCGCTGGCGGCGTCGATATGATCGTTCTGGTCGGCGATCCGGCCTATTACCGGCGCTTCGGCTTCCGGGCGGCCAGCGCCTTCGGCATCGTCATGCCCGAGGAAAACGCCGCGCGGGTTCAGGCCCTGCCGCTGACCGCCCGGGCCAATGCCTTGCGCGACGGCGGGCTGGTGCTGCCGGCCAACGGCCTCGTGCAACCGGTGCGTCTTCGCCTCGCCCGCGCCGCCTGA
- a CDS encoding PQQ-dependent sugar dehydrogenase, with protein MSSLERCPPRALWLMAVLAGLGFGGPAAAEPAAEEIIDSRRARFAVVSLAEGLEHPWGIAILPDKRLVISERPGRLRLVVEGRLDPRPIGGVPPVVARGQGGLLDVIAHPRFAETGWLYFAYSAAVDGGLTTRIGRGRLVGGALDAVETLFTAQPPGRGTEHFGSRLAFDGQGHLFFTVGERNQRDRAQDLGDDGGKVHRINEDGSIPADNPFVGRADASPSVWSYGHRNPQGLMVDPSSGRLWETEHGPRGGDELNLILPGRNYGWPLVTFGREYSGLAVGKGETAAPGLEAPVIHWTPSIAASGLARHDGAAFAPWRGNLFVGALVLTRLHRLEMDGARVVDQEILLDGTHGRIRDVAVDGEGLVYVLTDAENGALLRLEPR; from the coding sequence ATGAGCAGTCTTGAGCGTTGCCCGCCCCGGGCGCTTTGGCTGATGGCGGTGCTGGCCGGCCTTGGTTTTGGCGGGCCCGCCGCCGCCGAGCCCGCCGCCGAGGAGATCATCGACAGCCGGCGCGCGCGCTTCGCCGTGGTCAGCCTCGCCGAGGGCTTGGAGCATCCCTGGGGGATCGCCATCCTGCCCGACAAGCGCCTTGTGATCAGCGAGCGCCCCGGGCGCTTGCGACTCGTCGTCGAGGGTCGCCTTGATCCCCGGCCGATCGGCGGCGTTCCCCCGGTCGTCGCCCGTGGGCAGGGCGGCTTGCTCGATGTGATCGCCCATCCGCGCTTCGCCGAGACCGGCTGGCTTTATTTCGCCTATAGCGCCGCCGTCGATGGCGGGCTGACGACGCGAATCGGCCGCGGGCGTCTGGTCGGCGGCGCTCTCGACGCCGTGGAAACCCTGTTCACCGCCCAGCCCCCCGGGCGCGGCACCGAGCATTTCGGGTCGCGTCTGGCCTTCGACGGTCAGGGGCATCTGTTCTTCACCGTCGGCGAACGCAACCAGCGCGACCGCGCCCAGGATCTGGGCGATGACGGCGGCAAGGTTCACCGGATCAACGAGGATGGCTCGATTCCCGCCGACAACCCCTTCGTCGGCCGCGCCGACGCCTCGCCCAGCGTCTGGTCCTATGGGCACCGCAACCCCCAGGGCCTGATGGTCGACCCGTCTTCGGGGCGGCTGTGGGAAACCGAGCACGGGCCGCGCGGCGGCGACGAGTTGAACCTGATCCTCCCCGGGCGCAATTACGGCTGGCCGCTTGTCACCTTCGGTCGCGAGTATTCGGGGCTGGCGGTGGGAAAGGGCGAGACCGCCGCCCCCGGGCTGGAGGCGCCGGTGATCCATTGGACGCCGTCGATCGCCGCCTCGGGGCTGGCCCGCCATGACGGCGCGGCCTTCGCCCCCTGGCGCGGCAACCTGTTCGTCGGCGCCCTGGTCCTCACCCGCCTTCACCGCCTGGAAATGGACGGCGCCCGGGTGGTCGATCAGGAGATCCTGCTTGACGGGACCCATGGGCGGATCCGCGACGTGGCGGTCGATGGCGAAGGGTTGGTCTATGTGCTGACCGACGCCGAGAACGGCGCCCTGCTCCGGCTGGAACCGCGCTGA
- a CDS encoding PAS domain-containing protein, whose product MIDPILAAGLRDRVLARLAHRLPFGLVVTQAGGAILYANPRFAHQIGQAAESLIGRSLAALCPDLPTPTPGLESGRMAALPGADGRMFGVIARVVPASQPPERPSWIWTFEDGVDLPDLERALDHLLSHSPTTGLPAQARFVKEAGDLAGAEGYGLAVIGFTGFTRLQSTVAGALEAPFYRQLAATLAKEAPHRLIGQITADTFALFCPAGHDAAVVAHRVVGHLCHGVLLGEVTLPLDCLGIGRDGAAGTDPALVLEDALAALKAAEAAFPQRGSSRSRAPFSASVST is encoded by the coding sequence ATGATCGATCCCATCCTCGCCGCCGGCCTGCGCGACCGCGTCCTCGCCCGTCTGGCCCATCGCCTGCCCTTCGGCTTGGTGGTGACCCAGGCCGGTGGCGCCATCCTTTATGCCAATCCGCGCTTCGCCCATCAGATCGGTCAGGCGGCCGAAAGCCTGATCGGGCGCAGCCTCGCCGCGCTCTGCCCCGACCTGCCCACCCCGACTCCCGGGCTGGAAAGCGGCCGCATGGCGGCGCTGCCGGGCGCCGACGGCCGGATGTTTGGCGTCATCGCCCGCGTCGTCCCCGCCTCGCAGCCCCCCGAACGGCCAAGCTGGATCTGGACCTTCGAGGATGGCGTCGATCTGCCCGATCTGGAACGCGCCCTTGACCATCTTTTGTCCCATTCCCCGACCACCGGCCTGCCCGCCCAGGCCCGCTTCGTGAAAGAGGCCGGGGATCTGGCCGGCGCGGAGGGCTATGGCCTTGCCGTCATCGGCTTCACCGGCTTCACCCGCCTGCAATCCACCGTCGCCGGCGCCCTGGAAGCCCCCTTCTATCGCCAATTGGCCGCGACCCTGGCCAAGGAGGCTCCCCATCGCCTGATCGGCCAGATCACCGCCGACACCTTCGCCCTGTTCTGCCCCGCCGGCCACGACGCGGCCGTGGTCGCCCACAGGGTCGTCGGCCACCTTTGCCACGGCGTGCTGCTGGGCGAGGTGACCCTGCCGCTCGACTGCCTGGGCATTGGCCGTGACGGCGCCGCCGGCACCGATCCAGCCCTGGTGCTCGAAGACGCCCTGGCCGCCCTGAAAGCGGCCGAGGCCGCCTTTCCTCAGCGCGGTTCCAGCCGGAGCAGGGCGCCGTTCTCGGCGTCGGTCAGCACATAG
- a CDS encoding FecR family protein → MTTATYTHEDPVVDAALDWFTRLRAGTPDDATLRAFRAWRDGDPRHAREFRALEELWGAPTFAKAATLAGARPAAPARPSRAPWRRRLAFAASLALVLAAIWRSPDAVVAWRADYLTATGERERVTLPDGSTMILNTASAVALDFAKGERAITLLAGEAFFDVRHDADHPFTVTGRFGEVRVEGTAFSVEMKDDRDEIVLERGAVAVRCVGASGQAAALHPGEAVSVTATALSPVRRAAPEHDLAWRNGRIRFDERPLGAVVEDLRRYHKGPIFVLNDAAEGTVVSGNYRLDDIAGALRTLAAATGAEVIELPAGVVILR, encoded by the coding sequence ATGACAACGGCGACCTATACCCACGAAGACCCCGTGGTCGATGCGGCGCTGGACTGGTTCACCCGGCTGAGGGCCGGAACGCCCGATGACGCCACCTTGCGCGCCTTTCGGGCCTGGAGGGACGGCGATCCCCGCCACGCGCGCGAGTTTCGCGCCCTGGAAGAGCTGTGGGGCGCCCCAACCTTTGCGAAGGCCGCCACTTTGGCCGGCGCGCGCCCGGCGGCGCCCGCGCGCCCCAGCCGCGCGCCCTGGCGGCGACGGCTGGCCTTCGCCGCCAGCCTCGCCCTCGTCTTGGCCGCCATCTGGCGCTCTCCCGATGCGGTGGTGGCGTGGCGCGCCGACTATCTGACCGCCACCGGCGAGCGCGAGCGGGTAACCCTGCCCGATGGCTCGACGATGATCCTCAACACCGCCTCGGCCGTCGCCCTCGATTTCGCCAAAGGAGAGCGGGCGATCACCCTGCTGGCGGGCGAGGCCTTCTTCGATGTGCGCCACGACGCCGATCACCCCTTCACGGTGACCGGCCGCTTTGGCGAAGTCCGCGTCGAGGGTACGGCCTTTTCGGTGGAGATGAAGGACGATCGCGACGAGATCGTGCTCGAGCGCGGCGCGGTGGCGGTGCGCTGTGTAGGCGCCTCCGGGCAAGCCGCCGCTCTCCATCCGGGCGAGGCCGTCAGCGTGACGGCGACGGCCCTCTCGCCGGTCCGGCGCGCCGCTCCCGAGCACGATCTTGCTTGGCGTAACGGGCGCATCCGCTTTGACGAACGCCCGCTCGGCGCCGTCGTCGAGGACCTGCGACGCTACCACAAGGGACCGATTTTCGTTCTGAACGACGCGGCCGAAGGCACCGTCGTCAGCGGCAATTATCGCCTGGACGATATCGCCGGCGCCTTGCGCACCCTGGCGGCGGCGACCGGCGCCGAAGTGATCGAGCTTCCGGCGGGCGTGGTGATTTTGCGATAG
- a CDS encoding RNA polymerase sigma factor, with the protein MSAVLNAVFESYRRSLLGKLTRIVQDRQIAEDLTQETYLRVRRAAESGPIDHIEAFLHRTARNLALDHLRRTKRRAGMGSSAVEDGAIDDLADDRPSAEEALIERQTLTVLSEAMARLPQRARLVLTLSRVEDWPNTKIAAHLGISERTVFNDLKLALGHCRDAMARVDKKENGARERLK; encoded by the coding sequence GTGTCGGCTGTCCTGAATGCCGTTTTCGAGAGCTATCGGCGCTCGCTCCTGGGGAAATTGACGCGGATCGTCCAGGACCGGCAGATCGCCGAGGATTTGACCCAGGAAACTTACCTGCGGGTGCGGCGGGCGGCGGAAAGCGGGCCGATCGATCATATCGAGGCGTTCTTGCACCGGACGGCGCGCAATCTCGCCCTGGATCATCTGCGGCGGACCAAGCGGCGGGCGGGAATGGGGAGCAGCGCGGTCGAGGACGGCGCGATCGATGATCTGGCCGATGACCGCCCCTCGGCCGAGGAGGCGCTGATCGAGCGTCAGACTCTAACGGTGTTGAGCGAGGCGATGGCCCGCCTTCCCCAGCGGGCCCGCTTGGTTCTGACCCTCAGCCGGGTCGAGGACTGGCCCAACACCAAGATCGCCGCCCATCTCGGCATTTCCGAACGCACCGTTTTCAACGACCTGAAGCTCGCCCTCGGCCATTGCCGCGATGCCATGGCGCGGGTCGATAAAAAAGAGAACGGCGCGCGAGAGCGGTTAAAGTGA
- a CDS encoding TonB-dependent siderophore receptor yields MTIGLGAARRGTTMTGRRGARPLASLLASTILGWSLASPASEVWAQQPQAIDQHAIRFQIPAQPLASAIDAFIDQSGWQISYSTAVARDKTSSAVAGEMTPAEALRRLVSGTGLAVRLTGADAAALFDPLPQGDDQKTGALTLDTLTVEGAGIDPGVGLGGGVVTRGYVAEAARIGTKTDTDLKKVPQSIAVVSRQELEDRDAQSLVEAVGYSSGVRTGVYGFDPRFDTIHVRGFNVSSEGFYRDGLRDLGGSFSVFRKEPYGFEAVSVLKGPSSTLYGGGSPGGIIDVVSKRPTEQAFNEIEIQAGTRDHRQINLDTSGPVLENDTVLYRLTGLYREADTQYLAAPNDRFYVAPAVTLRSDDRDTHLTLLTEYTDLTTGGAAGYYTSPDLKTRIETGDPAWGDFDQMQWRVGYEFEHRFNDVLALRQNMRYSNIKADMRWTGINDISDDGATATRSTGRIRDEAWTIGVDTHAQADFATGPLSHTVLGGVDVSYIDSDYKYGAGTAPDLNLITGNYGQQAIEGPATLDLIRNTVRQRQTGLYLQDQIEIDRVVLTFGGRYDWLRSQAKNRLDLSSSTEHYDDNFSYRVGLTYLFDNGISPYVSYATSFAPTTGTSASGAAFEPTTGEQVEVGVKYIPDSLPLSINAALFKIRQENVLASDPDNVYFQIQRGEVESTGFEIQATTRPIDGLDLTASYTYLDMEIAAGDNAGKIPSGIPHHQITAWANYVFQSGLAKGLTLGAGSRFYGESWGNDTNTVKNDARVLVDAAIGYDFSALSPQLRGVSAQINGKNLFDNRAVTFASNLSYREEGREVVGSLRYRF; encoded by the coding sequence ATGACGATCGGTTTGGGGGCGGCGCGGCGCGGGACCACGATGACGGGGCGCAGGGGCGCGCGCCCGCTGGCCTCGCTTTTGGCTTCGACCATCCTGGGCTGGTCCCTTGCGTCGCCGGCCTCCGAGGTCTGGGCCCAGCAGCCGCAAGCCATCGATCAGCACGCGATCCGTTTCCAGATCCCGGCTCAGCCGCTGGCCTCGGCCATCGACGCCTTCATCGACCAAAGCGGTTGGCAGATCAGCTATTCGACCGCCGTCGCGCGCGACAAGACCTCGAGCGCCGTCGCCGGCGAGATGACGCCCGCCGAGGCTTTGCGCCGCCTTGTCAGCGGCACGGGCCTTGCGGTCCGCCTCACCGGAGCGGACGCCGCCGCCCTTTTTGATCCTCTGCCCCAGGGCGACGACCAGAAGACCGGCGCCCTCACCCTTGACACCCTCACCGTGGAAGGTGCTGGCATCGATCCCGGCGTCGGCCTGGGCGGCGGGGTGGTGACACGGGGCTATGTCGCCGAAGCCGCCCGCATCGGCACCAAGACCGATACGGACCTGAAAAAGGTCCCCCAATCCATCGCCGTGGTGTCACGCCAGGAGTTGGAAGACCGCGACGCGCAAAGCTTGGTAGAGGCGGTTGGCTATTCCTCGGGCGTGCGAACCGGCGTCTATGGCTTCGATCCCCGCTTCGATACCATCCACGTGCGCGGCTTCAATGTGTCGAGCGAAGGGTTCTATCGCGATGGCCTGCGCGACCTGGGCGGCAGTTTCTCGGTGTTCCGCAAGGAACCCTATGGCTTCGAGGCGGTCAGCGTTCTCAAGGGGCCAAGCTCGACGCTGTATGGCGGCGGGTCGCCCGGCGGCATCATCGACGTGGTATCCAAGCGCCCAACGGAACAGGCCTTTAACGAAATCGAGATTCAGGCGGGCACCCGCGATCATCGACAGATCAACCTCGATACCTCCGGCCCCGTCCTTGAAAACGATACCGTCCTTTATCGCCTGACCGGGTTGTACCGCGAGGCCGACACCCAATACCTCGCCGCCCCCAACGACCGGTTCTATGTCGCCCCCGCCGTCACCTTGCGCTCGGATGACCGCGATACCCACCTCACCTTGCTCACCGAATACACCGATCTGACCACCGGGGGCGCGGCGGGCTATTACACCTCGCCGGATCTGAAAACCCGCATAGAAACCGGTGATCCGGCTTGGGGCGATTTCGATCAGATGCAGTGGCGGGTCGGATACGAGTTCGAACACCGCTTCAACGACGTCCTCGCCCTCCGCCAGAACATGCGCTATTCGAACATCAAGGCGGATATGCGCTGGACCGGCATCAACGATATTTCCGACGATGGCGCCACCGCCACCCGCAGCACCGGGCGGATCCGCGACGAGGCCTGGACCATCGGCGTCGATACCCATGCCCAGGCCGATTTCGCCACTGGCCCGCTCTCCCATACCGTTCTTGGCGGCGTGGATGTCAGCTACATCGACAGCGATTACAAATACGGGGCGGGAACCGCGCCCGACCTGAACCTGATCACCGGCAATTATGGCCAACAAGCGATCGAGGGACCGGCGACGCTTGACCTCATCCGCAATACCGTCCGCCAGCGGCAGACGGGCCTCTACCTTCAAGATCAGATCGAAATCGACCGGGTGGTTCTGACCTTTGGCGGGCGTTACGACTGGCTGAGAAGCCAAGCCAAGAACCGGCTCGATCTTTCAAGCAGTACCGAGCACTACGACGATAACTTCTCCTATCGGGTTGGGCTGACCTATCTTTTCGACAATGGCATCAGCCCCTATGTCAGCTACGCCACGTCTTTCGCCCCGACCACCGGAACAAGCGCCAGCGGCGCGGCCTTTGAACCGACCACGGGCGAACAGGTCGAGGTCGGCGTCAAATACATCCCCGACAGCCTGCCGCTTTCGATCAATGCCGCGCTGTTCAAGATCCGTCAGGAAAACGTCCTGGCCTCCGACCCCGATAATGTCTACTTCCAGATCCAGCGCGGCGAGGTCGAATCCACCGGCTTCGAGATCCAGGCGACGACCCGTCCGATCGACGGCCTCGATCTCACCGCCTCCTATACCTACCTCGACATGGAAATCGCCGCCGGCGACAACGCGGGCAAGATCCCCTCGGGCATCCCCCATCACCAGATCACCGCCTGGGCCAATTACGTGTTTCAAAGCGGCTTGGCCAAGGGGCTGACGCTGGGCGCGGGTAGCCGCTTCTATGGCGAAAGCTGGGGCAATGATACCAACACGGTGAAGAACGACGCCCGCGTGCTGGTCGATGCCGCCATCGGCTATGATTTCAGCGCCCTCAGCCCGCAATTGCGCGGCGTCTCCGCCCAGATCAACGGCAAGAACCTCTTCGACAACCGCGCGGTTACCTTCGCCTCCAACCTGAGCTACCGCGAGGAAGGACGCGAGGTCGTCGGGTCGCTGCGCTACCGGTTCTAA
- a CDS encoding FAD/NAD(P)-binding protein produces the protein MRPAAPRAPAPPPPSGPLLIIGGGASGALLAWNLLARQAFDGPVTLVEPRARLGLGVAYGDARSFHLLNVPAGAMGIDPDDPGDFLDWLRRRPAEGRWADLATTTADAFVPRAAFGDYLSSRLDPFLAEGRLRHRRARVVDLQRAPGRGAWVATLDDGTTERGGRVVLALGNNQSAPIRVRSDDGCVPGLHETPWLAPKRLPADASVLILGTGLTMVDVVIALAEDGHRGPIHALSRRGRLPLPQVSGLPKQPVKLPLGADSLGIAGLLHHIKAQARAEVAAGGDWRSVMDGLRAPSKALWPLLAETDKRRFLRHLLPRWNLLRHRLPPVSLERIETLRQSGALTLHAGRLRDVRRDTDGLFHVLYQDRAEGLRPLCVDVILNCTGSCPEGRFTANPLLATLFEKGQVALGPAGLGVAVTAQGQVLSAGGRTYRTLFALGPLVRGAQWECTAIPDIRQDAAALAATLGQTATVSA, from the coding sequence ATGCGTCCCGCCGCCCCCCGCGCGCCGGCCCCGCCGCCGCCCAGCGGTCCGCTGCTGATCATCGGCGGTGGCGCCTCGGGGGCCTTGCTCGCCTGGAACCTGCTGGCGCGGCAAGCCTTCGACGGCCCGGTGACCCTCGTCGAACCGCGCGCCCGTCTGGGCCTGGGCGTCGCCTATGGCGATGCCCGCAGCTTTCATCTGCTCAATGTGCCGGCCGGCGCTATGGGGATTGACCCCGACGACCCGGGCGATTTCCTCGATTGGCTGCGCCGGCGCCCGGCCGAGGGACGCTGGGCGGATCTGGCGACGACCACCGCCGACGCCTTCGTGCCGCGCGCCGCCTTTGGCGACTATCTGTCCTCGCGGCTCGATCCCTTCCTGGCGGAGGGGCGGTTGCGCCATCGGCGCGCCCGCGTCGTCGATCTTCAGCGCGCTCCCGGGCGCGGCGCCTGGGTCGCCACCCTTGATGACGGCACCACCGAGCGCGGCGGCCGCGTCGTTCTCGCCCTGGGCAACAATCAAAGCGCGCCGATCCGCGTCCGCTCCGACGACGGCTGCGTCCCCGGGCTGCACGAGACGCCGTGGCTGGCGCCCAAGCGTTTGCCCGCCGACGCTTCGGTGCTGATCCTGGGCACCGGTTTGACCATGGTCGATGTGGTCATCGCCCTCGCCGAGGATGGTCACCGGGGACCGATCCACGCCTTGTCGCGGCGCGGCCGCCTGCCCCTGCCCCAGGTTTCCGGCCTGCCCAAGCAGCCGGTCAAACTGCCGCTGGGCGCCGACAGCCTGGGCATCGCCGGCCTGCTCCACCATATCAAGGCCCAGGCCCGGGCCGAGGTCGCCGCCGGCGGCGACTGGCGCAGCGTGATGGATGGCTTGCGGGCGCCCAGCAAGGCGCTGTGGCCCTTGCTGGCCGAAACCGACAAGCGCCGCTTCCTCCGCCATCTTCTGCCGCGCTGGAATTTGCTGCGCCACCGCCTGCCCCCGGTCAGCCTCGAGCGCATCGAAACCCTGCGCCAGAGCGGGGCGCTGACCCTTCACGCCGGCCGCCTGCGCGATGTGCGCCGCGACACCGATGGCCTTTTCCACGTGCTCTATCAGGACCGTGCCGAGGGCCTGCGCCCGCTCTGCGTCGATGTGATCCTCAATTGTACCGGCTCCTGCCCGGAAGGCCGCTTCACCGCCAATCCCCTGCTCGCCACCTTGTTCGAAAAGGGTCAGGTCGCCCTGGGCCCCGCCGGCCTGGGAGTCGCCGTCACCGCCCAGGGACAGGTGCTGTCGGCCGGTGGGCGGACCTATCGCACGCTGTTTGCCCTCGGCCCGCTGGTGCGCGGCGCCCAATGGGAATGCACCGCCATTCCCGACATCCGCCAGGACGCCGCCGCCCTGGCGGCCACCCTGGGACAAACGGCCACCGTCAGCGCCTGA